GCCTGAAGACTTCAGCCAACTAAATCACATGCTGCCTTCCTTCCTTCAGCAAAGAAGGCCCAGCGCCCAAGCAGCTGCCTCTTTAGCCTCCCATCGTGACTCCACCGAAGCCCAAGACCAGCCCGCCTGGCCCAATTCGGCAAGATGTCCCCAAGACCAAAACAGCCACCAAAAAGAccaaaaagtcacatttttcttcccaatatttttttcctttcactcaaatatcaattcactattccctatttttctcacctaaataaacattcctaattaatttttttttaccctagtttttcactaatcttttacccaaccaaacatttcatctttccaatactcttacacttactctatttatcctactaattcccaacacaattaaattaatcaatttatttattttaatttgattaatttaatctccatattttgcctatacatagagtcttgtaagaccatttgggggctcttcttcttcatattttcaacatcttctacacatatttttctctcttctttttactattttctctaccattttcatcttttgaagagcatgtcaagtatgttattttgtaatttttatttcaatctagttatgagcttctaatttttttcaaaggttattaagatgatgatgaagcaaaatgtaactagatagtattttttattgtatgttgatttcccatttgtgtaacattgtttatggatttttttatcaaagatatgcatttttcatctagtgttgattgttaaagcatattacacttagttcttcattataaaaaaatatgatattctttgattaaatgttttttcattaaattgttcacatctaattcttagagcataagtatcatattttgccacataatttctttgattttttgtagtttcattaggttgtaacacaactaatgcttagaaattatatcttatataagtgaagaaaaatcctacatttttgaaatagtaacttgtgcttgaatagaaaatatattttgaaaaaatatatagtgtgatttatttcaactatatcaaaacttgggaatcaatatacttataaatactattgaacttgcattttgtggattctaatatcttaataatcttattttacttatcttatttgaaaaccatttttctatttaatcttaaatctttttattacttgtcttttatttttctaaatcaaaatctcatcaaatatttggaactaggttagaatattcttgctttgttgaaatagtttcttttgatgttagtcaactcccatgggttcgacctcgtacttacatgaatattatattctgaaacgattcgtgcacttgcgagtttaaatattaaaacacctcttttgggatcaacattgAACAAGTGACCAATGGAGAGAAACTATTTATGGTAAACTCTGCCACGTCTGAGAttgagtgtaatgccccaaatttcctaataaggtttaggaccttgattaggaggccgggagggccataattgctttattatgttattaaatgataatatgcatgtgttaggtgtattaaatatgcatgtgaaccaatttctgagtaattgggtgattttcatattttggcaattTCGGACATATTTGGCATGTGTGGTGcgttattattatttggttatgccagggttacccaacacaagatgatcctaggaggtaagctagtgggaaagtcacaacgggatttattttTGTCTCGGAGTGAGTTaatgggtatttagagcattaccgggttattgggtaatgggaatcaatatttggtgataaattgagagttagtaagatcagggagaaattctggaggttttgactattttgtccttggggatgttttcgggacccgagcgttaggatttggttaaggctacttaagcttgaagtaaccttctaagaaataaaaagaacgttctataCGTTCTctttccctctaagttccattttcgtctcccgatcgcattttcgaaggaaacttgagttctaggactcggattcaagcgaggatcgaggcatagcgatcctagggaagattagaagcttattagccagaggatttagttggaaacaactcaatcggaggtaattcaagttttaagtttttttaaagttattaatcttgaattggactttgtgttttgatgagtttttgttagatttgaggattgtgttttgttggttttggatggtggggatgtttgagaactttgatttttgggtttggagatgtttggatatgtttttgggaggttttaaaaggttaaagtcGGAGAAAAATGGCTGTTCCGAGGTCggaccgcggccctgttcttaggcgccgcggcccaagctcgatgaagcaggaGGAAGACTTTGGGAGCTCTAGGGGCCGCGGCACTAGGTGTAGGGCGTCGCGGTGCTTGCCCCTGATGCCTCTGTTcgggctgggggccgcggctcagtgaGTTGAGGCTGCGGcgcttgagggtatttatgggcgaaatgatgttttaagcttgggaactcaaaccttaggcctcgggatcattcttactacccggattagtggggtttgatgtcttggaggctaggtcttggttccgggattggttttagaacttgaacttattggattaccgtttatggttgtgactaggttatcactagaggcttggagtaaggatcgtgcttgtggcttattTATTGAAAACTacaccctatatatatgacatgcatggttattcttgatgcatgttggatgtataaatgtgacatgcgtggttattgttgaggcatgtcaagtgattaaatgtgatgcatgtgttgcacgagaaacatgtgattaagggcgtgctatgagtattgaatatgagattgttcagagcttgagcctctgtgtttatgcatgatcctaattatgatagcgattgttaagtaagcatgttgaatgccctatattcggatatttgacgtatgatatatgtttggtagcattgcttacttgcgtATGGCATTGGCTCTTCAGattcggcactggtcgcgtattactgacctgagagtcagaaacggcataagcatcctgaacgcagggccgataaaagattagatctaatcgacatcaccattgaatgactcatatggggtattaatgctggactgaccctaagttcgatgacaattataagcgcttgactagtttaGGACTagttagagctagggccaaaggtctaggtgactgttttgtcacatggctgagggagcggaattccatgttagtgacttgatgattagtcactcatttaaaggtactgtccccctgttagtgacttgatgattagtcactcgtttaaaggtactgaccccctgttagtgacttgatgattggtcactcgtttaaaggtgttgaccccctgttagtgacttgataattagtcactcaTTTAAAGGTACAAACCCCCAGTTAGTGACTTGTTAATCGGTCACTTGTGCATTGCttgaacttatttgcctgcttgagtagggctatatttgctaggcgtgtgccttatgatttgatgacatgttattactgttcatgagcatattgagttttcttgctgggcttcagctcacgggtgctatgtggtgcaggtaaaggcaaaagaaagctggaccatccttgagttggagagcttaggtgatgatgtgtacatatgcagctgctcgaccaccacggccgaggtttgaagaggaaccagggttaaaccctgttttgctgcttagatcggctggttgtaaatattttcttgtaatagacctttaaattatatttttgggatcccaatgtatacagtaaacattctaatgaaacattatatcttaaacaaaatttttaatccctaaactgctaatcatacttagttacacaattttgcccaaatgactcgattagcgagtttagcactgtttacaaggcacatcgtaacggtccctggagtttagggcgttacattgaggGTCAGGGAAAAGTGATCCTGAAAATGACCTTTGCGAAAGAGCTGACTCTAAACAATGTGTTGTACATACCAGATATCCGTAAGAACCTTATGTCTGGTTCACTGCTGAACAAGCATGGATTTCGTATGGTATTCGAGTCAGAAAAGGTTGTTTTGTCTAAAAATGGAATGTATGTGGGAATGAGTTATGTAACTAATGGGTTGTTTAAACTTAGTGTAATGGTTGttaaaccaattatcaataaagttaataacGCTTCTttttacttgcttgagtcttccaatgtttggcatggtagactaggatATGTTAATTATGACACTTTGCGtagattaattaacttgaatcacataccaaACATTGGAAGACTCGAGCAAGTAAATAAAAGTgttattaactttattgataattggtttaaCAACCATTGCGCTGAGTTTAAACAACCCATCAGTTACATAACCCCTTCCCATGTACATTCCATTTTTAGACAAAGCAACCTTGTCTGACTCAAATATCATACGAAATCAATGCTTGTTCAACAGTGAACCAGACACAAGGTTCTTATAGATATCTGGTACGTACAACACATTGTTCAGAGTTAGCTCTTTCGCAGAGGTCATTTTTAGGATCACTTTTCCCTGATCCTCAATCTCAGACGTGGCAGAGTTTCCCATAAATAGTTTATCTCCATTGGTCACTTGTTCAAAACATCTGAACAGACTCTTGTCAGAGCATATATGTCGAGTAGAACCAGTGTCAATCAACCACTATCTAGGGTTAGAATTGACTAGGTTTACTTCTGACACCATCGCTGATAGATTTATATCACCAACATCTTTGGATATATCATCCATCATATTAGTCTCTTGACCACGGTTCTTAATTAGCAGTCTACAGTCTGATGACTTGTGACCTGACTTATTACAGTTAAAGCACTTGCTAAGGAATTTGAACGACTTTTTGGAGATTCCTCCTTTTGGTCCGAACTTGAACCCTTTATCATTGGGTTTATTGTTCTTCTTTCCCCTGGAGTTTTGACCTTGCTCCATCAGATTGGCCTTAGCCACATCTTGTTTTGAACTCCTTTTTTCAAAATTCTTGTTGTCTTCTTCGATGCAAAGTCTAACAATTAATTCTTCAATGTTCATATGCTTTCGCTTATGCTTAAGGTAGCTCTTGAACTCCTTCCATGCAAGTGGTAGTTTTTCAATCAAAGCAGCAACTTGGAAGGTCTCACTCAGGATCATTCCCTCATAGGAAATGTCATGTAAGATTAATTGGAATTCCCGAGCTTGACTAATCACAGTCTTGGAAGCTACCATTTTATAGTCAAGGAATCGCCCAACCACAATATTCTTTGTGCCAGCATTCTCAGTTCTATATTTTCGGTCTAAAGACTCCCACAATTCTTTAGCCGTCTTCTTTGTAGAATAAACTTCATACAAAGAATTTTCTAGACCATTCATAACATAGTTATGACATAAAAAATCAGATTTGATCCAATCATTAACAACATtaatgatgtaacgccctggttaccccaaaacagttacggtgaacggtgaaccggaaatttgactcgctacccgagtcctttggttaaaaacgtgatctacgtgttattatcaggttaaggtgaaaaccagtaaaaaggaaatggtacatttcattaagtaaataaactgctcatgagcctttcaaaatgtttacaagtagttcgtaatacaaaagagtcgctacagtttcaaatttacaatccccgccggcctaagcggcaaaagtagggtaaacccctagtccctttgagaactccttgaccgtggcggtcaagcggctctatatgtacatcacatcgcccaagctctccactcagggttggttaagcttttccttccctttacctgcaccacaaagcacccatgagccaaggcccagcaagaaaacacaatatagcatgatataatatcaacaacgatcataataaccattcaggactatcagtccaacaaataggtgacaatagccaaaagtcacaataatgagcattgctccctctagccatgtgacgatagggtcaccagggcttaactgataagtgattctttcataagcttggtcaggacaggtgtatggtgattagtcaccaacataaccttcctcacgactctagagtcgagactatggacaacgtcccttagccatgtgacaaacggtcaccggggtcatataccttggctatagacatctggtcgtagaccaggcaagtgcttataagttcttcgaccctagggtcggtctagcattaatgccatagagccactaaatgcgtgattctcgactttagagtcggtccctgactagtcagtgtcttacaCAGGTGATTagtgttcactagcatttaatatgcaatccacgtccacatatttcaaccaacatgctccaatatcaaaccatgcatgtcatatacctatacagggtgcaactgtactcatacaccgttttcttacctctggttcaagtgagaattaaaatatgaacgacccctgagaacgatcaacctttaaattccttgacggtcacctggtcataaccaaaatataggattcatcaataaaaatgataactgagggttcccaaaccaagatctagcctccgggacatcaaacataactcaactaggtactaggttcaaccccgaggcctaaggtttgaatccccaggctaaaaacacctttttggctaaatctgccctgatgggccgtggctcaccctcctgacagagcccTTTTCACATTTTAAGCCATcacaggccgcggcacgccataGACAGGCCACGACTCATTTCGCAAAAcagccaagaaaccagcacgcaccagccaactctcccctgcgttttcctttGGAACTAACCCttcgaaccaactccaaacctcccccaaacactcaattaaacccccaaataacacccatagctcaccctcatcaaaccccaatcaaaacaacacaaaaaccccctttgattctcacttcccacatcaaaaaccatgaattgaaaactaaaacgaaaacagagcaacacctgaaaccaaaggctaaaactcaccttgaaacagGTTTTGGACCTCCCTTACAAGCTGAACCAAGCCACCAACCCAGCCTTTAAGTTTCCTTGGTTGAATCCCCACTTAGAACTCAAAACCCCAATGAAGGAAGAAGAGATAGGTGATGCACGGGAAGGAAGAGAAAGCAAATCTTTGTTTTTTCTCTGTTTAAGTCTACCACATTCTACAGCCAACAGCTACTtaaagtcacatatatcctccctaaaatgaccaaaatacccttgtgtcatccaAAACCTCTAAAATCATCataagggcaaaattggtactttccgcttaacccgttaatcataattaacgcttcccaattcccgctaatctcaatatcctcaaacaccaataattcatatcccgttatcctaaaatccccggtaacgccataaccataaatatcaccccgagactcaccccgagccccgagctcaaacctgttatgaccaaaccaataaatcatgtttaaagatcgtcttatgtcgaaatactcgaaccaatccacattataatgtggtctcacaatatatcattaacacacaaataaatattcaattataccctcaacgggccaaattaccaaaacacccctgtaaacaaatgtggactcacatgcatgcatttagcatcattgtaacgacccaaattcactaataaggcttaagggccttgattagtgtgccaggagggcattgctggaataattgtgatttaatgagtaattatatgtttaatgatgcttgtatgataattgattatattacgtggtaatatgatatgtgttatatgcgagaaccacattatgatgtggataaatctgcagccggcgactcgaggcgatcctagggctagatagcgggaaaagtcacaacggggtattataattgactttgggcaagtcaggggtattttaggtatcaagtagtgatttagactaccgggtgatgaaaataaataattggagatatatttgaggttaggatgtctaggcgggaatattgagggattttaccattttggcctcggggacggttccggtaccccgagccttgggattaacttaatggataagttagacttaaggaagcctttacaagaaaaacacaaaccgaccttaACTTagctttatctctctctctctctctcacgcttaaggagaaaaaccaaaggaaggaaaaaacacagaaaatcaaaggggaaacaagctggattctgtgatttgaggtgaggaactgaaggtctagctcagggatttatcaagcactagaacaggattaaggtaagcatttaactctgttttctgtggttgaattatgagttttagctgggttttagttaagtgctgaaacatgtttggttgtgatgttctaaggcagaattaagaagggaacttggggacctagcttggccacatcttggtgaagtgattctacaacAAAGGTGAGTTCTAACTCCAAGTTTAGAGGTTCTAGATTGTGTTTCAGTGACTGGTTTGGGTGTTTGTAGCATTTGGATTTCAGAAGTTGAAAGGAAGAGATTGAAGTGTGTTGGGCTGTGTTGTAttgggaattatgttgcttagatcatgttaaagaagttgggaattaattggttttggtttgggggctttgggatagctttaggtgaggtttggagattgaaaatggtggttttttctgggttcgaagggtcgggccgcggcatggttcttggtgagccgcggcccttcagggtgttgcatgctgaggaagaagggcgggctgcggcatggtccaagcaatgccgcggcccttacctgtttttgtgccttggatggctctgtttgggggccatgccgcggcatgggtggcctatgccacggcacttaagggattttgagattttaggcttgggaatttaacctagggtgctcggggttgagtcttttactatatttggtgaaattcaatgtttcgagtactagaacttggcttggaagctcatttaaggttgttaatggtgtctttcttcatggttgtgactaggtgttaagctagggctcgaggatcggatcgcgctcaaggagtatcgcccgtaactaactcatttgaaagctaaaggtaagaaaactgcacccggttgattatatgtaacgggactaagggctccctattgtaaaagcttgaaaggatggtattaagccatgcaagccatttagtgaaccaacggcctaagggtgccaagggtctcactagcgcacagggcgcggctcggccactggtagccgaggacagcttattatgcactgagcttggtttaagcgggccagagtcaatgggttaaacagagggcgcggcctaagtcgtcggccctgattattatgtgatatgagcagtatatgtgatagaatgtatcttgtattggattgcatatgctgattatctgttgtggattatctaaTGAGTATACGTGTTTATtgagctatttgtctgttattattgtttgagttatctgtgatgttttcttgctgggccttggctcacgggtgctacgtggtgcaggtaaaggcaagggaaagttagatcagccctgactggagagctcagcgagcggaatgtacatagccaggtgctcggctgccacggttgaggtctaggcaaggacatggaacctaaagactgtctgttttgccttagtatggctagtggatattcacatacttttgggagtctgtaaacttattttatctttgtgtttatgggatcccttgtttactacagtttaaatatatgaaatgagtcttttgagaccaaaacctttttaaccatagatcttgcaTGTTTagagacacgttttcaaattaatgacttgattagcgagtcctgcacctttacaagtacacagtgtaacggtcttggctatccagggcgttacaatcatattataatataattctcataaatatgcataaacacacttaatggcataattaaacagttatggccctcccggcctactaatccagccattaaaccatgatagggaatccggggcattacaaatgacttggcatggtagactaggatATGTTAATTATGACACTTTGCAtagattaattaacttgaatcacataccaaAATTCCACATTGATTCAAATCATAAGTGTGAAACTTGTGTTGAGGCAAAACTAACAAGGTCATCCTTCAAAACGATTGAAAAGAATAATGAACCCCTAAATTTAATACATAGCGATGTATGCgatttaaaatttgttcaaacaaggggaggcaataagtattttattacttttgtcgatgatagcacgaaatattgctatgtgtatttgctaaaaagcaaagacaaggctatagagaaatttgttctctataagaccgaagttgagaatcaacttaacaaaaagattaaggtgttgaGAAGTGATCGAGGTGGTGGGTATGAATCACCATTTCTTGAATTCTGTGCTAAACATGGAATCATCCATGAAACCACCGCACCTTATTCacctcagcaaaatggtgttgttgaacggaaaaatcgtacattgaaagaaatgatgaatgcaaTGTTGATTAGTTCTGGATTGCCTCAGAACATGTGGGGAGAAGCTATCTTATCAGCTAatcatcttttaaataagatacccaaaaaaaaagataagaccccttatgagttatggaaatgaacGAAACATTCCTTCAAATACTTATGAGTGTGGGGGTGTATTGCCAAAGTGGTTGTACATTTACCAAAAAAGGTAAAAATAGGTCCAAAACTATTGATTGCATTTTTTATTGGTTATGCACATAATAGTAGCGCGTATCCGTTTCTAGTGTTTGAGTCTAAAATATCTGACATACACAAAAATACGATAATGGAATCCAGAAATGCGTCATTCTTTGAACACGTATTTCCATATAGATCAAAAGAGGATTCAAGTTCGTTGAAACGAACACATGAGACTACTGCTGAAAATAGTCAGGATCAAAATCAAGGGTGTGAGGATGAACCCAGACGTAGCAAAAGAATTAGAACAGAAAAGTCTTTTGGTCTAGATTTTCTGACCTATTTGCTTGAaggtgaacctcaaagctttgatGAAGCTGTGAACTCCACTGAATGCTCTTTATGGAAATAAGTTATTAATAGTGAAATTGAATCCATACTTCAAAATTACACCTGGGAGTTAGTAGATCTTCCCCCAGGATGTAAGCCTTTAGGggccaaatggattttcaagaagaAAATGAAAGCTGATGGTTCAATTGATAAGTATAAGGCACGACTTGTAATAAAGGTTATAAAAAATGTGAAGGCCTTGATTTCTTTGACACTTATTCTCCGgtgacgagaataaattccatTAGGATGATACTTGCTATTGCTGTGTTACGCAATCTTGaagtacatcaaatggatgtgaaaactgcttttctaaacgaggatttaaatgaagaaatttatatggaacaacccgagggtTTTTCCTCCCcaggacaagaaagaaaagtatgtaaattggtgacatctttatatggtttaaagcaatcaccaaaacaatggcatgagaaattttaCCAAACTATGTTGGCAAATGActtcaaaatcaatgaatgcGATAAATGTATTTATGTTAAGGAAACAGATAATGACTATGTCATTTTGTGTCTTTACGTAGATGACATGCTCATTGTTGAAAGCGGTGATAAGATGATCAAATCTATCAAGAGTATGTTGAACTCGAAATTTGACAAGAAAGATATGGGTCTAACAGATGTCATTTTGGGGATTCAAATATCAAGGACATCTGATAAGATTATTCTAAATCAGTCACATTATGTGGacaaaattcttgagaaattcaaCAAAGAAAATTCTGGTGTATCTAGAACCCCTATAGATTCGAGTCTACATTTGTTCAAGAACAAATGGGAGAGTGTCTCTCAGGTAGAGTACTCTAGAAttattggaagtctaatgtacttaatgagttgtacaagacctGATATAGCCTACACAGTTAGTCAACTGAGTAGATACACGAGTAATCTAGGGTCTGACCACTAGAAATGAAtaacaagagtacttaggtaCTTGCGATTTACTCGTAGCTATGGGCTACACTATACTAAATCTCCAGCAGTACTTGAAGGGTAttgtgatgctaattggatatctggTATGAAAGACTCAAAATTTACGAGTGGATATGTGTACACACTTGGTAGTGCAGCTGTATCATGGAAATCTTCTAAACAAACGATAATA
This genomic interval from Humulus lupulus chromosome 8, drHumLupu1.1, whole genome shotgun sequence contains the following:
- the LOC133795247 gene encoding uncharacterized protein LOC133795247 yields the protein MNGLENSLYEVYSTKKTAKELWESLDRKYRTENAGTKNIVVGRFLDYKMVASKTVISQAREFQLILHDISYEGMILSETFQVAALIEKLPLAWKEFKSYLKHKRKHMNIEELIVRLCIEEDNKNFEKRSSKQDVAKANLMEQGQNSRGKKNNKPNDKGFKFGPKGGISKKSFKFLSKCFNCNKSGHKSSDCRLLIKNRGQETNMMDDISKDVGDINLSAMVCFEQVTNGDKLFMGNSATSEIEDQGKVILKMTSAKELTLNNVLYVPDIYKNLVSGSLLNKH